CAGCCCCTTCTATAATCTATACCTTGTCCAGACCAGGAGCTTCTTCAAAGGCAGTTGGGTAATGTTTATGCTGACGTGTGTTGAGATACGACAATGTAAAAAGACCAATTCAAGTTGTGGGTGCAACATCTTTAAGACCTTACAAACTAAGAAAGATGTTCTACCAAATCGATGAATCTATTCTGTGCTCTAGAATTCTAAAAGACCCATGTTTCCTAACAAACAACTTTGACCAGTAACATCTTCAATTATtaagtaaaagttataaaaagttgaaattttgaaaaataatctacgtagacgaatttaacaagatcccacacAACTATGGTTTTTCTTACATCAATGTGGAATGTGTAGATAGTGCAAAAAAGTTAATATGGTGCAACTAAAAAAAGGAGGAAGTACTCGTACCACTTTCTCTTTTCTGTTCATTTGTTCTCCTTTTTTGGGTATCGGCAACTTCTAAAAGCAGTCTACCTCGGTCTAAATCTTTGCTACCTAATTGAAACTACAACATAAAAATACAACTCCTACTACAACCTAGGTCCTTATATACTAATAAAGATTACTACCTCAATTTCCTAACAATTCGTAACATTTGACTTTGATTGTTAAAATTTACAACTTACAAATTGTCAAATTTTGCATCCATTTATTAATAGTTTCTCCACGTGTTTATCTTTGTAGTATTTGAAAGAATACAGCACCACAAAATGATGATCAAAATCTACAAGGTTTGATCACAAAAGCTAGTTGTGCCTACAATTTTAAAGGACATAAAATTGAGAGAATACCAATTTTACACTCAAAGCAAGCAAATGTAATAAAACCCAACCTCCTACCTAAAACTTAAATGGTACATAGATCAAGAGGAAACTAGAGGAATTTCCCTTTTCTTGTCAACATAGTGAAGCATAGCTTATCCAATCTGGCTCTGCAAATGAACGGACACACTAAAAACTATCCATAACACTTCCTTCAGATGAAGAATATAATCACGGAAAAAAATAGAGGTTGTTGTGCGTGGCCTACTGGCTCACGATGAACCTTTTAAACTCTGTGACTATAGACATGATTAGCCAGCTTATGAACAAGACATCACAAGCTGTATCGAGACTTTAAAagtcacaataattaaatcccAGAAGAAAATAGTTCTACAtttacaataaaaataaaacacggGAAAGAGCTCTTAACCcaaacaaaagaagagagaagcaactatcaattttttttggtagCCATCAATAGTAATGGGGATATGCCAAACAACCAAGAGAAAACAATCTACCTTCTTCAGTTCAACTTTTGGAGGTGCAGGTTCCTGGTAGAAGTTAGGCATTGGCGTTGCTTTAAAATTTAAACTTTTCCGAAGCATCTTAATCTCAGCCTCTTGAGATTCCTGGAAAAAACATAACTCATTATGAGAAGGTAACATGTATTTGCAGACATTGGTCTTCCTCAGAAGTATAGAAACATAAGCATTTAAAAATACAACACCTTGGACCTCTCCTTCAGGTTATTTTTCTCTTCTTCTAGCGCATGTATTTTTTCTTCGAGTTTGGTATAAAACTGCTCAACggaaaaaataggtaaaaaaatCCAAGTTAATTAGAACATAGGTTATGCAAGAGAAAAGTTcctaaagaaaaagaaaagcaaaCGCCAACCTCTCTTCTCTTCTCAGCCCGTTCATGACACCTAAAGCTGAAACCATAAGATGGAAGTTTACCCTCTTTTCGGGCCCTGGCATCTGCTGTAGTGGGGCTTCTGCAAAGTACTTAAGGATAATCTTACATAACAACTCAGAGACGGACAATAACcaattaaataaaacaatcaAACTTGAAAAAATGCTCCTTTACCCTTGCCAAATTAGAGCAAGGAAGAAAGGGGAAAAGAGGTACAACGTTAAGAAGGATACTCAGAAGATTCTCCATTTCCTTCACTTTTAGCTGGAGGTTCTTTCTTCAGGGGCTTCAATTTTGGCTTCACCCTGCATCCAAACAAATATTAATGTAAAATCAAACTGCGAAGACCTGAGCTAATAAATCATCCCCTACTTCAAATTTTTAATACACAAAGTTAGGCTTAATTAGGCTTATTAGAAATAGCATGTTCTCAAGGCAAGGAGACTTGATTAAAAACCAATTCAactatagaaaataaaaatatagcaaTGTAACATACACAGGGGCTTCATACTGCACCGAAGTTTCAGAGCCAGGCATCATTTCAAACTTCTCCGGCTGCTAGAAAATAAGAATGACTTACCGTTAGCTAATCACGTATTATCTTGATCAGAAAGGGGCCCATATATTAGATAATACATAATAAATACTAATTAAACAAGTATCCACCTTAGCTTTTTGAGCATCACTTGCCGCAGATACGGGTTTTGAGGTCTTGCTTGGATTACTATTAGTAGCATTACGATCAGTAAAAGATTTAGTCTTTACAATAGGCTGTTTTGGCTGTGGTTTTGCCGACAAAGTACCATTAGTAGTTGCCTTCACTTCTTTATTGTTGGTGATCTTCTTGACTGATGTCACCGCCGCCTTTTTTGTGTTTAAAGGCTTCTCAATTTTGCCCCTGCCTCGATTGTTTTGTGCTTTGGGATCCTTCACGTCGGCACTTGCTGTTTCCACGTCCTACAAACCAACATATGTTCAATAAAAAGCAGTTATAGCAATACTAACTCAAGAGTACATATCCAAACAAAAACTTCAGCTGAAGCAGCGTACCTCAGATGCTGGGAAACCAGTGTTTTCCACATGCGCAATAGTTATCTCTTCCACTTCTTGGGTGGAAGAATCAATACCTACACCCGCCGTACTGCTTTCAGGAATTCCATTGACCTCAACTGCAACGTCTTCCTCTACCAAGTCATGGCAATCATACCGAGCACCATTCTGATCAACAACCCCAGCCATACTAGCACGAATATCAGTGTCAGCATCCATCATCAACTACACATTTATAAATTACCACATTAGTTCTAAGCAATAAACATGTATGGGCGGAACTATTACAGAAGAAAACGTAATCAAGCAGTCTTGTGATGATGAGCCATTAGTAATTACAGTACTAATTAGGCCTGTCTGAAAAACAAAGGCTTTCACAGATAGAATACATGTTCCATTCAAGCTCATTATTCTCACTAGTGAAGAAGACTGTTGTACTAGATTACGGACCACCATTCCATactttcaaaatcaaatcccACATTTATATCGAAACCTTCCATTGCAAATAATAATTTGAAGATGAACCTCGACGCAATGGTAAGTCAATCGCTCCATTGTACTAGGTTTTCTGCATTCAAGGCCTCTCTCTTACTCCAAGTTAAAGGAAGCTTTGTGCACTAAGTCTCCCCTCTTTTCGACATCACCCACTCAACTGTAAAATCATCCTCCATTTCACTGAGGCTAATACTTCGCAACAAACTGCAGTTgacaataaaattttaaaaagtcCGTCCATTTTCTTCCATTGCATTGTGCTGCTGAGTACAAAATTACAGTCCAATACCTCTGATTCAGGACACGATAAGTTCATCTCTCAGCAAATAATAGATGCTACAGGTAGCAATTGATATTTTCAGGATAGATACCCGGCACTCGGATCCATGCCCGAGTCTAACACCCGCATCCGAGTCCAAGCATCATATCATGAACTATATACAGACAGAGTGGATCAGAAATTTAAAATTCATGTTCTATACTAATTACTAAACCCCGATAGTAGAAATTAAACAATACACAACCAATCAGAACTTCAGAACATTCTCTCATGTCATTTGTCAATCACTTCTATTTcataatttcaaattttcaactATAATTTGTCAATTCAAACAAAACCAAGCAAACCAAGTTCACAGCAAATTAGGTCACAGTAACTCAAACAAGCAATTCCACTTCAAATCTCAAAACCCCAATATGCATAATCAACAACTAGATCCCCCAGAACTAGCTAAACACATCTTAAATCAAACCCATACAAACCCAAATTAAAAACCCAGAAATCAACAAAGTCTGTaactaaaaatcaaaacttggcAACTAAAAAACAAGCAGAAAACGTtaaaaagtttgcatttttaaTCACCTGGAAATTACAGCAACATTAACCAACTCGATCTGGAACAAATACAGAAGAAATGAGGGTAAGGGaaatttttcaattttctgGGTAGTGcagaaaatcagaaattaaaaaaaatccaaaaaaccccCACGATCTTACAAAAGAATTGAGAGATAACTGATTCGGTTTTGTTGTAAAATGTAAAGACAATTGGGTAATTTTGTTGTAGTGGGAAGATTTGATTTTTgaatcaaaaatcaaaggaagagGGGGCTGGAAAGCAGTTTTGTTGAAAGAGAGTGACTGggtaagagagagagagaaaggtggGGTTTTGAAAATGAGAATACCAGGTCACTTACACACGACCATTTTCAAGAGAGAGAGTGGGAGGATTACACATTTACACTACACCCTTTGCTAATTGCTCTTGCTTGCTCACACTGTTCGGGCAGTATGCTGAAATTGCGGTtggaattttggattttggaaataaGGGTTGGGGTTTTCACCCATTTTTGGGAAAGCCTCACTCTACTCGACCTTCTATATTATTACTCGGTAATTTCCGAGCCATGTTTGGTTtatcaaaattaattaataactcaTGAGGTGTAAGTCTAAATTTATAACTAATGAGGTGTAAGTCTAAAGTCTTATAACCTACAAGAAATAGATTATCAGTCTTTGTCATTAATTGAAATTCTCATTGATAACCCGACCAATTATAATTATGGATCTCAAAAATCAAGCAAGACTTTTTTACTTGCGGTGGGTTGGTGAGTTGAAGAACCCTATTATTGAGTTTCGTTACTAAAGCTAGTTTCAATCCCCCTCTCCTTACTAATACTTGGGCATGCACAGAAATGAAGCTTAAATACTTGGCATACGTGGATGAGGCTTAAAGTTCATATTGAGTACTTCGTATGtgcttattgaaaaaataacaGCAATCTTTACATTACTTAAATGTTATACACATTTTAAAACTTACCGTTAACAAGAGTATATGGTAGGTCAAGTACCATAAACTAATAAGGACCCAACATTAAAGTCAGGCCCAATCGAGTCACAAGCCCAAGAAGAAGAAACAGAACGGTCCCAATGAAGGAAAAGCCCAAGAGAGACGTAAGCCTAGGAAGATCAAATTTCCAGTGCCAGATGTAAGGAGGTTAAGAAGCGTGGAATAAGTCAAAGTTGATGTGGCCATGAATACCTTTTTGCTCTCCTCTGTTCAAGCAGTTATGGGGATAACTCCCACTCTCCCACAAAGCGCTATTCAACCGCCTCTTACTATGGTATATATACATCAAAAACCGCCATTTGGAATGACATCAtcaacacacaaacaaagcatttCATAATTTTCGTAGCTTTTCTTAGCTTTAGCCCTAACGCTTAGTGTAGCCCTAGACTAGGCTTAGTAGCTAGCAGTAGTGTAGCAATATTTCGTAGAATTCTCCCGTATATTGAAGAACTTCCGGTAGTTatgctagttttttttttctaagcATTCAATCATGGAGGTACATCTTTTCATGAATTAATGTTTTTCCATTTCATTACATATCAATCAATGATATCTGTTTaactttgtgtgttgttttcTTAAGCATTTCATTTCCCATTAACTTTGTCATAAAAAGGGTTGCATTTGGTGATTTCTTACAAATTACTCGTTCACGAGCGAGACTTATATGTAATAAGGTTAGCCTTCCTTCCTTTAAGGGCAGTACCCCTAGGCATCTTTATTCGTTCTACAAAATAAGGTGTTATTGCTTGTTTGCGTATAGCGTCAACATTAACACAGTTTTTTTTAAAACCATTATCCACTTATCTGTGTGCAACTCAAACTAAAGGTGATTGAGCAGATTATCCTGGATTGCCCAGTTACCTAACCTGAAATCGATAGATTTACCATTTCTAATTTTCCATCGGATTCCTTTACGAAGAATGTCCCTTTGATTGAGAATATGACGCCAAATGGCCGAATCTTTAGGTTTTGGAATATATTCAAAGAAGGACGAGTTAGTGAGATATTTCTTTTTAATAAGCGAGACCCATAGTGTTTGTTCGTTTTGAAGGATTTTCCATCCGAGTTTGGCTAGGAAAGCTTGGTTTAGCGCTCTTGTTTTTCGGAGGCCTAGGCCTCCTACACTCTTTGGTTGGCAAACTTTACTCCAAGAGATGAGTGGAGTGTTTGTAGAAGTTGCTGATTGTTTCCAAAAGAAATTACGGTGAACAGAGTCTAGATTAGAGCAGGTTTTTTGTGGTAAAAGGAAGGACGAGCAGACATAAGCCGACAAGGCTTCCAAATTACTTTGAATAAGGATCGCTTTACCAACTTTAGAGAGGAAATTAGCATGCCATAAGTTGATACGTGAAATGTTCTTTTGAAGAATATTATCATAATCTTTTTTTGTTGGTTTGAAGGAGGAGAAATGAACTCCTAAATACCTGCCTAAGGAAGTCGATTTAGTCATTGAGAATTTCCCGGCAATAACATTATGTCGCGAGTGATCAATTTCTTTTGAAAAAATGATTGCGGATTTATGAAAATTAACCAGCTGGCCTGATAAATTGCAGAAAGAATTAATCAAGGGGCTTAAGTGGTTGGTAGCTGAAGATGTTGCTTTAACAAAAAGTAAGCTATCATCCGCAAAAAGGAGGCAAGGAACTTTGGGAGTTTGATTTGCAATGCGGATTCCAATACCCGTACTCGAAATTGCACTACTCTTAGTAAGCATGACAATAAAGACTTCCATACATATAAGGAAAAGATAGGGGGAGAGAGGATCACCTTGGCGGATCCCCCTCGTAGGCAAAAAGAGTTCCGTGGTGGCACCATTTATTTTGAGTGAATATGAGACTGTAGTTACGCAAGCTTTAACCCATTGTATCCATTGGTTAGAAAACCCAAAAGCTGATAGAGTAGCCCAAAGAAAGTCTCATTCTATCCTATCATAAGCCTCATATGTCTTGTTAATTACCTTTACTAAGGAAATTTTCTTCATATACCTAATTAGCTTGGTCTAAATTATTTGATTTGTGGAATACTTTAACTTGGCTTTACCATTCTGGATTGTACTCCCTCCGCTCCTACCAGATTTCccaatacttcgtatattataATTTAAGGTCTATATTTATTTATCCCATATCTTATTTGATCTGTAGTccctaaatatatttaatctAACTGGAAAAATTTGCCTACTCGTTTACTTTTGAGTATACacaaaaacgattttaaataaagtaaataaaaacatTTGTGATAATCTTTGAGAGACTCCCCAAAGTAACTTGGAAGGAATGTTAGATTTAAAATTGACGTGACAAGGCAAACAACAATGGTAGTTAGGTAACCATTGTGATTGCTCTAATCAATTGTTTTAAATGTTGATCTACTTTCAAGTTTTAACAGCCATTTTTCATTGTTAATAATTAACTTCAAATATTCCCTAATTAAGCAAATGTTTCACGTTATTTGGAGATAAAAATGTAAGCACATCTTCATtcctaatttcaaatttaacaaGGAAGTGATATTTTATTATGGGCTTACTTAATATGTAGTTACATACCCCTCTTCTTTACAATTACATGATACTATATGAAAGTAAGGTTTCTCCTAGctcattacaaaaaaaaaaacatattgtaTATAAATACGAACTAGTTTCTTTTTCTTGTGCAATACTACGTACTCcgtaatacggagtagtttttacAAAAATAGATAATAGTGCAAATACAAAAGTTGAAAGGGCAATGAACTAGGAATGAGGGTGTCAGGAATGTTAAAAGTCTTGTATGTAGTAAAgttatacctagtatttaaaaaagaaaatcatagATCATTAGATACACGTGTCATCCAAAAGTCTTGTATGTGGTAAAaatatacctagtatttaaaaaagaaaatcatagATCATTAGATACACGTGTCACCCCGTATATTTCTCATccatacatttttttttcctttttgttgtttgttatataAAGTACGAAGTACTAGATTAGGTTCCATGCATGCACGAATATTCTTAAATTATTTGACCAATTTTATTGACTGGAATATTTCTCTACCTAAAAATATTGCATCAACAAATCttgaacatactcatttaatcatctaatacAATTTTCGCCCTACTAATTATTACATATTTTAAATGTTTGATAAGTtgttttgaccaaaatattcgatatactaatatatttgatcaaaatattaagtaaatatattttccattattagtATATCGATTTGACTAAAACATTACCAAAATTcattttagcaaattattatgtggcataataattattttcataatctatattcaaatattgatttttacatatataaacagttaataaaaagataaaaaaaataaaaaaaataaagaagagaTCTTTTAAGAAACatttttttggcgggaaaattttgcatcaggaattgacacgtgtcattcctggtgtctgttttagtataatataataGATTTTATAGCTTCAACACCTCTTCCATTTCATCTTCCCCATCAACATCAATTCTCCATTAAGttcatatattcattcaacCTCTTCTACACAATCTTCTTATTttacactcaatattaattcaccatctaatttattatatttttccaactTACAATTCACCTCTGTATAATCATATATtccaaataaaattataaaccatcaataaaattaattagtactTTAAAAAAACGACTTAACAACCACTATATAATTGTCCGTTCATCGAACAGACTTAAAAGATAGTTTATAAGTTCATTAGGGATCATGCAAGATTTTTACTTAAAAAAATATTGGAAAATTTTCTTTGGTTACCTTGAGTTTCTTATTTTTCTCTTTGCTATAATGAAAACAATAATTTTGTCTATGGTAGCCTTAAGTTTCTATACAAAAGTAAACAATGGTATTAGTGatggttttatgttattttttgcTCAAAAGCTATATTATTAGACTAACTGTAGTTAACTATAGTTAGTTATCGTTTAAGTTACCTAAATACCCTTAAAACTAGTTTTTCCTCCTAAAAGAAAAAGATTCTTTCTCTCCAAATTATTTCCTCCTATTACAAACCGATAAATCCACCCGACTAACTCATCATTGTGCAACCAAATAGTCGCTTACATTATAAAAAAATGTTAAATCGCAATATTTTTAAATAATCATATTTAGTTTCCCATATTTCATTCGTATAATGCATTAATTGATTTGCAATGGTTTTATTTGAAACGCTTCACTTGATGGGAAGTCACTGAGTATAGGTGAATGGTGTACTAGCCCGAGGATATTTTTGTAAATTCAAATGTTAATCACAGTTAATAAAATCAGTTAAAACATCCTTTATACCAATATTTGATTATAAAATGAAGACTGCCAAAAAAAatcttgtttttattttaccaaagataaaaataagaaacttaaggttaccaaaaaaaatttcaattaaaaatGAATTTTCAAATAGTTACAGATCCTGTATTCCTGTTCAATATAAATTATGGTTGTAGTGCAACATGGAAGTCAGTTTGGAGCCTTGGAGGTCCCCCTAAACTTTGTCATTTTGTCTGGCGAGCTTGCACAAATTCTTTGGCTACTCAAGGGAGACCGTGTGAGCGTCATGTTGCTGAGTCAAGCTTGTGCATCCTTTGTGGTGACGACTCTGAGTCGATCATCCATGCCTTATTTGAATGCTCTGGGGCACATGGAGTGTGGGAGAGTTCTCCTTTTACGCAAGCCATAAGGGATGCCCTCAAACAATCTTTTCTTGCTTTATTTGCGTAGCTCAACTCAAAAATGGATAAGAATGATCTCCTTGCTTGTATGTGTAACACCCCGGCCTCTAATTCAATTTTTAatgcataattagcagcggaattaacctaatttggtcgggacattactgccgtaactccctcttgggaattacaaggcaaccatcatatTAATcactattaaactccaaaattagtataataaacctttttaattccttaataaaagtacgtaact
This sequence is a window from Spinacia oleracea cultivar Varoflay chromosome 1, BTI_SOV_V1, whole genome shotgun sequence. Protein-coding genes within it:
- the LOC110788380 gene encoding protein WVD2-like 5 isoform X3 — protein: MMDADTDIRASMAGVVDQNGARYDCHDLVEEDVAVEVNGIPESSTAGVGIDSSTQEVEEITIAHVENTGFPASEDVETASADVKDPKAQNNRGRGKIEKPLNTKKAAVTSVKKITNNKEVKATTNGTLSAKPQPKQPIVKTKSFTDRNATNSNPSKTSKPVSAASDAQKAKQPEKFEMMPGSETSVQYEAPVVKPKLKPLKKEPPAKSEGNGESSESPTTADARARKEGKLPSYGFSFRCHERAEKRREFYTKLEEKIHALEEEKNNLKERSKESQEAEIKMLRKSLNFKATPMPNFYQEPAPPKVELKKIPTTRPRSPKLGRKKNPSSVEAEEEGDQNQRLGRLSLDEKVVSQTNNPSKGASPVQSKRPQRKSLPRLPSEKTRLSKNAKVLDHTVNGTPPIARAEEDIPLSNTESAPIARVEEEVSLSNPGPTPTAHVQLILGDMGEDHFGIENRPIIEDQVQLPVEQEAVSEH
- the LOC110788380 gene encoding protein WVD2-like 5 isoform X1, with translation MERLTYHCVELMMDADTDIRASMAGVVDQNGARYDCHDLVEEDVAVEVNGIPESSTAGVGIDSSTQEVEEITIAHVENTGFPASEDVETASADVKDPKAQNNRGRGKIEKPLNTKKAAVTSVKKITNNKEVKATTNGTLSAKPQPKQPIVKTKSFTDRNATNSNPSKTSKPVSAASDAQKAKQPEKFEMMPGSETSVQYEAPVVKPKLKPLKKEPPAKSEGNGESSESPTTADARARKEGKLPSYGFSFRCHERAEKRREFYTKLEEKIHALEEEKNNLKERSKESQEAEIKMLRKSLNFKATPMPNFYQEPAPPKVELKKIPTTRPRSPKLGRKKNPSSVEAEEEGDQNQRLGRLSLDEKVVSQTNNPSKGASPVQSKRPQRKSLPRLPSEKTRLSKNAKVLDHTVNGTPPIARAEEDIPLSNTESAPIARVEEEVSLSNPGPTPTAHVQLILGDMGEDHFGIENRPIIEDQVQLPVEQEAVSEH
- the LOC110788380 gene encoding protein WVD2-like 5 isoform X2, giving the protein MERLTYHCVELMMDADTDIRASMAGVVDQNGARYDCHDLVEEDVAVEVNGIPESSTAGVGIDSSTQEVEEITIAHVENTGFPASEDVETASADVKDPKAQNNRGRGKIEKPLNTKKAAVTSVKKITNNKEVKATTNGTLSAKPQPKQPIVKTKSFTDRNATNSNPSKTSKPVSAASDAQKAKPEKFEMMPGSETSVQYEAPVVKPKLKPLKKEPPAKSEGNGESSESPTTADARARKEGKLPSYGFSFRCHERAEKRREFYTKLEEKIHALEEEKNNLKERSKESQEAEIKMLRKSLNFKATPMPNFYQEPAPPKVELKKIPTTRPRSPKLGRKKNPSSVEAEEEGDQNQRLGRLSLDEKVVSQTNNPSKGASPVQSKRPQRKSLPRLPSEKTRLSKNAKVLDHTVNGTPPIARAEEDIPLSNTESAPIARVEEEVSLSNPGPTPTAHVQLILGDMGEDHFGIENRPIIEDQVQLPVEQEAVSEH
- the LOC110788380 gene encoding protein WVD2-like 5 isoform X4 — protein: MAGVVDQNGARYDCHDLVEEDVAVEVNGIPESSTAGVGIDSSTQEVEEITIAHVENTGFPASEDVETASADVKDPKAQNNRGRGKIEKPLNTKKAAVTSVKKITNNKEVKATTNGTLSAKPQPKQPIVKTKSFTDRNATNSNPSKTSKPVSAASDAQKAKQPEKFEMMPGSETSVQYEAPVVKPKLKPLKKEPPAKSEGNGESSESPTTADARARKEGKLPSYGFSFRCHERAEKRREFYTKLEEKIHALEEEKNNLKERSKESQEAEIKMLRKSLNFKATPMPNFYQEPAPPKVELKKIPTTRPRSPKLGRKKNPSSVEAEEEGDQNQRLGRLSLDEKVVSQTNNPSKGASPVQSKRPQRKSLPRLPSEKTRLSKNAKVLDHTVNGTPPIARAEEDIPLSNTESAPIARVEEEVSLSNPGPTPTAHVQLILGDMGEDHFGIENRPIIEDQVQLPVEQEAVSEH
- the LOC110788380 gene encoding protein WVD2-like 5 isoform X5 — protein: MAGVVDQNGARYDCHDLVEEDVAVEVNGIPESSTAGVGIDSSTQEVEEITIAHVENTGFPASEDVETASADVKDPKAQNNRGRGKIEKPLNTKKAAVTSVKKITNNKEVKATTNGTLSAKPQPKQPIVKTKSFTDRNATNSNPSKTSKPVSAASDAQKAKPEKFEMMPGSETSVQYEAPVVKPKLKPLKKEPPAKSEGNGESSESPTTADARARKEGKLPSYGFSFRCHERAEKRREFYTKLEEKIHALEEEKNNLKERSKESQEAEIKMLRKSLNFKATPMPNFYQEPAPPKVELKKIPTTRPRSPKLGRKKNPSSVEAEEEGDQNQRLGRLSLDEKVVSQTNNPSKGASPVQSKRPQRKSLPRLPSEKTRLSKNAKVLDHTVNGTPPIARAEEDIPLSNTESAPIARVEEEVSLSNPGPTPTAHVQLILGDMGEDHFGIENRPIIEDQVQLPVEQEAVSEH